One part of the Rutidosis leptorrhynchoides isolate AG116_Rl617_1_P2 chromosome 1, CSIRO_AGI_Rlap_v1, whole genome shotgun sequence genome encodes these proteins:
- the LOC139886436 gene encoding cyclin-dependent kinase C-2-like, giving the protein MSVALPGQLNTTESPTWGSRSVDCFEKLEQIGEGTYGQVYMAREIRTGEIVALKKIRMDNEREGFPITAIREIKILKKLHHENVIKLKEIVTSPGPEKDEQGRPDGNKYKGGIYMVFEYMDHDLTGLADRPGMRFSVPQIKCYMRQLLTGLHYCHVNQVLHRDIKGSNLLIDNEGNLKLADFGLARSFSNDHNGNLTNRVITLWYRPPELLLGTTKYGPAVDMWSVGCIFAELLHGKPIFPGKDEPEQLSKIFELCGAPDEINWPGVSKIPWYNNFKPSRPLKRRLREVFRHFDRHALELLEKMLTLDPSQRISAKDALDAEYFWIDPLPCDPKSLPKYEASHEFQTKKKRQQQRQHDEAAKRQKLQHQQQQHSRIPPPMQQQSGQAHGQMRPGPPNAPMHGSQPQLVAAGGPGGHHYSKSRGGPSAGSSRYPQGGNPSAGYNHHPNRGSGPYPPPQTYGRGSGGNSGYVVGPPNYSQGGGGGSYSGAGGPGGGRGNTMGGNRGQQYNNWQQ; this is encoded by the exons ATGTCAGTAGCACTACCGGGACAGCTAAACACAACCGAATCGCCGACATGGGGCTCCCGTAGCGTCGACTGTTTCGAAAAACTAGAGCAAATCGGCGAAGGAACTTATgg TCAAGTGTACATGGCCAGGGAAATCCGAACAGGGGAAATTGTTGCTCTGAAGAAGATACGGATGGACAATGAACGAGAGGGG TTTCCCATAACTGCGATACGTGAGATTAAAATCTTAAAGAAGCTGCATCACGAGAATGTAATAAAGCTTAAAGAGATTGTTACATCTCCAG GTCCTGAGAAAGATGAACAAGGGAGGCCAG ATGGTAATAAATATAAAGGTGGCATTTACATGGTTTTTGAGTACATGGACCATGACTTAACTGGCCTTGCTGATCGTCCTGGGATGAGGTTTTCGGTTCCGCAGATTAAG TGTTATATGAGACAGCTTTTGACAGGGCTTCACTACTGTCATGTAAATCAAGTACTTCATCGTGACATCAAAG GTTCCAATCTTCTAATAGACAATGAAGGAAACTTGAAGCTAGCAGATTTTGGTCTTGCTCGTTCATTTTCAAATGATCACAACGGTAACCTTACAAACCGTGTGATCACTTTATGGTATAG ACCGCCAGAGTTGCTGCTAGGGACCACAAAGTATGGTCCAGCCGTGGATATGTGGTCTGTTGGGTGTATTTTTGCCGAGCTTCTTCACGGGAAACCAATTTTCCCTGGTAAAGACGAG CCGGAACAGCTAAGTAAAATATTTGAACTGTGTGGGGCCCCTGATGAGATTAACTGGCCTGGGGTTTCTAAGATTCCTTGGTACAACAACTTCAAGCCTTCGAGACCTCTGAAAAGGCGTCTTCGGGAGGTCTTCAGACA CTTTGATCGTCATGCTTTGGAGTTGCTTGAAAAAATGCTCACTCTCGATCCTTCTCAG AGAATATCAGCCAAGGATGCACTTGATGCCGAGTATTTCTGGATTGACCCGTTACCTTGTGATCCAAAGAG TTTACCAAAGTACGAAGCGTCACACGAGTTCCAGACCAAGAAAAAGCGACAGCAACAGAGACAACATGACGAAGCAGCAAAACGTCAAAAACTACAACACCAACAACAGCAACATTCCCGTATACCACCACCAATGCAACAGCAGTCTGGCCAAGCTCATGGGCAAATGAGACCCGGACCTCCAAACGCACCAATGCACGGTTCCCAACCTCAGCTGGTCGCAGCAGGTGGACCCGGAGGCCATCATTACAGCAAGAGCCGTGGCGGACCTTCAGCGGGATCCAGCCGATACCCGCAGGGCGGAAACCCCTCTGCCGGATACAATCACCACCCAAATCGCGGCAGCGGCCCGTATCCTCCGCCGCAAACGTACGGTCGGGGTAGCGGAGGTAATAGTGGTTATGTAGTTGGTCCACCAAACTATTCTCAAGGTGGTGGGGGTGGATCTTATAGCGGGGCTGGCGGGCCCGGTGGTGGTCGTGGCAATACAATGGGAGGAAACCGTGGCCAACAGTACAATAACTGGCAACAATAA
- the LOC139859789 gene encoding NDR1/HIN1-like protein 6: MNHKISDPTVKKIHPVADGNVKIAIPPPNLGQQLRPPSIPPPPPLPPPPPQTKNQKGFSWRKCVCWSLFILIILIIILAAIVGIIFLVFKPKVPNYSVDNLTITQLSLNPVDFSLYTQFNVRITAINPNKKIGIFYQKGSHLSVWYKNTNLCQGSIPKFYQGHQNKTVLNVALSGQNQYGRTLMAALQEQQQTGQIPLDLKINVPVKIELGKMKLMKVKVVGKCILIVDSLSTNSLISIKKTTCKFRVKL, encoded by the coding sequence ATGAATCATAAAATAAGTGATCCCACTGTCAAGAAAATTCATCCGGTAGCCGATGGGAACGTAAAGATCGCCATCCCACCACCAAATCTCGGCCAACAACTACGACCACCATcaataccaccaccaccaccactacctccaccaccaccacaaacgaaaaaccaaaaaggtttttcATGGCGCAAATGCGTATGTTGGTCACTATTTATCTTGATCATACTCATCATCATTCTTGCAGCAATTGTTGGTATCATCTTCCTTGTTTTCAAACCAAAAGTACCAAATTACTCAGTTGATAACTTAACGATAACTCAGTTAAGTCTTAATCCAGTTGATTTTTCTCTATATACACAATTTAACGTCCGGATAACTGCCATCAACCCAAACAAGAAAATAGGAATATTTTATCAAAAAGGGAGTCATTTAAGTGTATGGTACAAGAACACAAACTTATGTCAAGGTTCTATACCAAAATTCTACCAAGGTCACCAGAACAAAACTGTACTAAATGTTGCTTTATCGGGTCAGAATCAATACGGAAGGACGTTAATGGCTGCGTTACAAGAACAACAACAAACGGGTCAGATTCCACTGGACTTGAAAATCAATGTTCCTGTGAAGATTGAACTTGGAAAGATGAAGTTGATGAAGGTAAAAGTAGTGGGGAAGTGCATTTTAATTGTTGATAGTTTATCAACAAATAGTCTGATTAGCATTAAAAAAACTACTTGCAAGTTTAGGGTGAAATTATAA